A region from the Enterobacter roggenkampii genome encodes:
- the tcyP gene encoding cystine/sulfocysteine:cation symporter — protein sequence MNFPLIANVVVFVVLLLLLAQARHKQWSLAKKVLVGLAMGVVFGLALQAIYGSDNPVLKDSIQWFNIVGNGYVQLLQMIVMPLVFASILSAVARLHNATQLGKISFLTIGTLLFTTLIAALVGVLVTNLFGLTAEGLVQGTAETARLTAIQTNYVGKVADLTVPQMVLSFIPKNPFADLTGASPTSIISVVIFAAFLGVAALKLLKDDAPKGERVLTAIDTLQSWVMKLVRLVMQLTPYGVLALMTKVVAGSNLQDIIKLGSFVVASYLGLGIMFVVHGILLGVNGVSPLKYFRKVWPVLTFAFTSRSSAASIPLNVEAQTRRLGVPESIASFSASFGATIGQNGCAGLYPAMLAVMVAPTVGINPLDPVWIATLVGIVTVSSAGVAGVGGGATFAALIVLPALGLPVTLVALLISVEPLIDMGRTALNVSGSMTAGTLTSQWLKQTDKAILESEDDAELAHR from the coding sequence ATGAATTTTCCACTCATCGCGAACGTCGTTGTGTTCGTTGTATTGCTATTGCTTCTCGCGCAGGCTCGCCATAAACAGTGGAGCCTGGCGAAAAAGGTGCTGGTTGGTCTGGCCATGGGTGTCGTATTTGGTCTGGCATTACAGGCTATTTATGGCTCCGATAATCCAGTACTGAAAGATTCCATTCAGTGGTTCAACATTGTCGGTAACGGCTATGTTCAGCTGCTGCAGATGATCGTTATGCCGCTGGTGTTCGCCTCTATTCTGAGCGCCGTTGCCCGCCTGCATAACGCGACCCAGTTGGGAAAAATCAGTTTCCTGACCATTGGTACGCTACTGTTCACCACGCTGATTGCCGCGCTGGTGGGTGTGCTGGTCACTAACCTGTTTGGCCTGACCGCAGAGGGTCTGGTTCAGGGGACCGCTGAAACGGCGCGTCTGACTGCGATTCAGACCAACTACGTGGGTAAAGTAGCTGACCTGACCGTGCCGCAGATGGTGCTCTCCTTCATTCCGAAGAACCCGTTTGCTGACCTGACCGGTGCGAGCCCAACCTCCATCATCAGCGTGGTTATTTTCGCCGCGTTCCTGGGCGTGGCGGCGCTGAAGCTGCTGAAAGACGATGCGCCAAAAGGCGAACGCGTGCTGACCGCGATTGATACCCTGCAAAGCTGGGTGATGAAGCTGGTTCGTCTGGTCATGCAGCTCACCCCTTACGGCGTGCTGGCGCTGATGACCAAAGTGGTTGCCGGCTCTAACCTGCAGGACATCATTAAGCTGGGCAGCTTCGTTGTCGCCTCTTACCTGGGCCTTGGCATTATGTTCGTGGTGCACGGCATCCTGCTGGGCGTGAACGGCGTCAGCCCGCTGAAATACTTCCGTAAGGTCTGGCCGGTACTGACCTTTGCCTTCACCAGCCGTTCCAGCGCCGCGTCTATTCCGCTGAACGTTGAAGCACAGACTCGTCGTCTGGGCGTGCCTGAATCCATCGCCAGCTTCTCTGCCTCCTTTGGTGCCACTATTGGTCAGAACGGCTGTGCGGGTCTGTATCCGGCGATGCTGGCGGTAATGGTTGCTCCTACAGTCGGCATTAACCCGCTGGATCCAGTCTGGATCGCCACGCTGGTCGGGATTGTTACCGTAAGCTCCGCAGGCGTTGCGGGTGTTGGCGGCGGTGCAACCTTCGCCGCGCTGATTGTGCTGCCTGCGCTGGGCCTGCCTGTGACGCTTGTCGCGCTGCTGATCTCCGTTGAGCCGCTGATCGACATGGGCCGTACCGCGCTGAACGTCAGCGGCTCCATGACCGCCGGTACGCTGACCAGCCAGTGGCTGAAGCAGACCGACAAAGCGATTCTGGAAAGTGAAGACGACGCCGAACTGGCGCATCGTTAA
- the cedA gene encoding cell division activator CedA: protein MLQEFALVNPSLMKPLRQQNRQVISYVPRVEPAPPDHALKVDGFRDVWQLRGKFVAFVLIGEHFRRSPTFTVPESAQRWAMQIRQDEEVEE from the coding sequence CTGCTTCAAGAATTTGCTTTAGTGAATCCGTCGCTTATGAAACCTCTTCGTCAACAAAACCGCCAGGTTATTAGCTATGTGCCCCGCGTTGAGCCCGCGCCGCCAGACCATGCCCTGAAAGTGGATGGTTTTCGCGATGTGTGGCAGTTACGGGGGAAATTCGTGGCCTTTGTGCTGATCGGCGAGCATTTCCGTCGCTCTCCCACCTTTACGGTGCCGGAGTCCGCACAGCGGTGGGCGATGCAGATCCGCCAGGATGAAGAGGTTGAAGAATAA
- the hxpB gene encoding hexitol phosphatase HxpB: MSTPRQILAAIFDMDGLLIDSEPLWDRAELEVMASLGVDISRRNELPDTLGLRIDMVVDLWFAQQPWAGPGRDEVTARIISRAISLVEESKPLLPGVREAVALCKAQGLKVGLASASPLHMLEKVLIMFELRDSFDALASAEKLPYSKPHPQVYLDCAAKLGVDPLNCVALEDSVNGMIASKAARMRSIVVPAEEGRHDPRFALADAKLISLAELTAHHLRGG; encoded by the coding sequence ATGTCGACACCGCGCCAAATTCTTGCCGCAATTTTTGACATGGATGGATTACTGATCGATTCCGAACCGTTGTGGGATCGCGCCGAACTGGAGGTCATGGCCAGCCTGGGCGTGGACATCAGCCGCCGTAATGAACTTCCCGATACGCTGGGCCTGCGCATCGATATGGTGGTTGACCTGTGGTTTGCCCAACAGCCGTGGGCTGGACCGGGTCGTGATGAAGTGACCGCGCGCATTATCAGCCGCGCCATTTCGCTGGTAGAAGAGAGCAAGCCGCTGCTGCCCGGCGTACGTGAGGCCGTCGCGCTGTGTAAAGCCCAGGGGCTCAAGGTCGGCCTGGCCTCGGCGTCACCGCTGCATATGCTGGAAAAAGTGCTCATCATGTTTGAACTGCGCGACAGTTTCGACGCGCTGGCGTCCGCTGAGAAATTGCCTTACAGCAAGCCGCACCCGCAGGTCTATCTCGACTGTGCCGCTAAGCTCGGCGTGGATCCCCTCAACTGCGTTGCGCTGGAAGATTCCGTTAACGGCATGATAGCGTCTAAAGCCGCGCGGATGCGCTCCATTGTGGTGCCTGCGGAAGAAGGCCGCCACGATCCCCGGTTTGCCCTTGCCGATGCGAAGCTGATTTCACTGGCAGAACTCACGGCGCATCACCTGCGGGGCGGTTAA
- the katE gene encoding catalase HPII, with product MSNKDKTHQSPIHGTEESQPGMDSLAPSDGSHRPSPGPSAPGEQPTAPGSMKSPDTGNEKLKSLEPHRKGGEGFALTTNQGVRIADDQNSLRAGSRGPTLLEDFILREKITHFDHERIPERIVHARGSAAHGYFQPYKSLKAITKADFLSDPDKITPVFVRFSTVQGGAGSADTVRDIRGFATKFYTEEGIFDLVGNNTPVFFIQDAHKFPDFVHAVKPEPHWAIPQGQSAHDTFWDYVSLQPETLHNVMWAMSDRGIPRSYRTMEGFGIHTFRMINAEGKATFVRFHWKPVAGKASLVWDEAQKLTGRDPDFHRRELWESIEAGDFPEYELGLQLIPEEDEFKFDFDLLDPTKLIPEELVPVQLVGKMVLNRNPDNFFAENEQAAFHPGHIVPGLDFTNDPLLQGRLFSYTDTQISRLGGPNFHEIPINRPTCPYHNFQRDGMHRQDIDTNPANYEPNSINDNWPRETPPGPKRGGFESYQERIDGNKIRERSPSFGEYYAHPRLFWNSQTPIEQQHIIGGFSFELSKVVRTYIRERVVDQLAHIDVQLAQSVADNLGITLTDEQRNLAPPKEVNGVKKDPSLSLYALPGGSIKGRVVAILLNDKTRASDVLGIMQALKTQGVHAKLLYSRMGEVTADDGSVLPVAATFAGAPSLTVDAVIVPGGDLASLLTNGDAVYYLLEAYKHLKPIALSGDARQFKAQLKVADQGEDGIVEGDNVDDAFMTKLFDLLAAHRVWSRSSKVDQIPA from the coding sequence ATGTCGAACAAAGATAAAACACATCAATCACCGATTCATGGCACTGAAGAATCTCAACCGGGCATGGACTCTCTCGCCCCTTCTGACGGCTCTCACCGCCCCTCGCCGGGCCCATCAGCCCCTGGCGAACAGCCTACCGCACCGGGAAGCATGAAATCCCCGGATACGGGAAACGAGAAGCTGAAATCGCTTGAGCCACACCGTAAAGGCGGCGAAGGTTTTGCGCTCACCACCAATCAGGGCGTGCGCATTGCTGACGATCAGAACTCCCTTCGCGCAGGCTCGCGCGGGCCAACCCTGCTGGAAGACTTCATTCTGCGGGAAAAAATCACCCATTTTGACCACGAGCGGATACCGGAACGCATCGTCCACGCACGCGGTTCCGCTGCGCACGGCTATTTTCAGCCCTACAAGAGCCTGAAGGCGATCACCAAAGCGGACTTCCTCTCCGACCCGGATAAAATTACCCCGGTCTTTGTGCGTTTCTCCACCGTGCAGGGTGGCGCAGGTTCGGCAGACACGGTGCGTGATATCCGCGGCTTTGCCACCAAGTTTTATACCGAAGAGGGCATTTTCGATCTGGTGGGCAATAACACCCCGGTGTTTTTCATTCAGGACGCGCATAAATTTCCTGACTTTGTCCATGCGGTAAAACCGGAGCCCCACTGGGCCATACCGCAGGGACAAAGTGCGCACGACACCTTCTGGGACTATGTCTCCCTGCAGCCTGAAACCTTACACAACGTGATGTGGGCGATGTCAGACCGCGGGATCCCCCGCAGCTACCGCACCATGGAGGGGTTCGGCATCCATACCTTCCGAATGATCAACGCCGAGGGGAAAGCCACGTTTGTCCGTTTCCACTGGAAGCCGGTGGCGGGTAAAGCCTCGCTGGTGTGGGACGAGGCGCAGAAGCTGACCGGGCGCGATCCGGACTTCCATCGCCGCGAGCTCTGGGAATCCATTGAAGCGGGCGACTTCCCGGAATACGAGCTGGGCCTGCAGCTCATCCCGGAAGAGGACGAATTTAAGTTCGATTTCGACCTTCTGGACCCGACGAAGCTGATCCCGGAAGAGCTGGTGCCGGTGCAGCTGGTGGGTAAAATGGTGCTCAACCGCAACCCGGATAACTTCTTTGCCGAAAACGAGCAGGCCGCGTTCCACCCGGGGCATATCGTGCCGGGGCTGGACTTCACCAACGATCCGCTCCTGCAGGGACGCCTGTTCTCCTATACCGATACGCAGATTAGCCGTCTGGGCGGGCCGAACTTCCACGAAATTCCGATTAACCGCCCAACCTGCCCGTACCACAACTTCCAGCGCGACGGGATGCACCGTCAGGATATTGATACCAACCCGGCGAACTATGAGCCGAACTCCATCAACGATAACTGGCCGCGTGAAACGCCTCCCGGACCGAAACGCGGTGGATTCGAATCCTATCAGGAGCGTATCGATGGCAATAAAATTCGCGAGCGCAGCCCCTCGTTCGGCGAGTATTACGCCCACCCTCGCCTGTTCTGGAACAGCCAGACGCCGATTGAGCAACAGCACATCATCGGCGGCTTCAGCTTTGAGCTGAGTAAAGTGGTGCGCACCTACATCCGCGAGCGCGTGGTCGATCAGCTGGCGCATATTGATGTTCAGCTTGCCCAGAGCGTCGCGGACAACCTGGGCATTACGCTGACCGACGAGCAGCGTAACCTCGCTCCGCCGAAAGAGGTTAACGGCGTGAAGAAAGATCCGTCGCTGAGCCTGTATGCGTTGCCGGGCGGCTCGATTAAAGGCCGCGTGGTTGCCATTCTGCTGAACGACAAAACCCGCGCCAGCGACGTGCTGGGGATCATGCAGGCGCTAAAAACCCAGGGCGTGCATGCCAAACTGCTCTATTCCCGCATGGGTGAGGTGACGGCCGACGATGGTTCTGTGCTGCCGGTCGCGGCGACCTTTGCCGGTGCGCCATCGCTCACCGTCGATGCGGTGATTGTGCCAGGCGGAGATCTTGCCAGTCTGCTGACCAACGGCGACGCCGTCTATTATCTGCTGGAAGCCTATAAGCACCTGAAACCGATCGCGCTGTCCGGCGATGCGCGACAGTTTAAAGCGCAGCTGAAGGTGGCCGATCAGGGTGAGGACGGCATTGTCGAGGGCGATAACGTTGACGATGCCTTCATGACGAAGCTGTTTGATTTGCTCGCCGCGCACCGCGTCTGGTCGCGAAGCAGCAAGGTCGATCAGATTCCGGCGTAA
- the chbC gene encoding PTS N,N'-diacetylchitobiose transporter subunit IIC, with protein MSKVIASLEKVLLPFAVKIGKQPHVNAIKNGFIKLMPLTLAGAMFVLINNVFLSFGEGSFFYSLGIRLDASTIETLNGFKAIGGNVYNGTLGIMSLMAPFFIGMALAEERKVDPLAAGLLSVAAFMTVTPYSVGEAYAVGANWLGGANIISGIVIGLVVAEMFTFIIRRNWVIRLPDSVPASVSRSFSALIPGFIILSIMGIIAWALSHWGTNFHQIIMDSISTPLASMGGVVGWAYVIFTSLLWFFGVHGSLALAALDSGIMTPWALENVALYQQYGSVDAALAAGKTFHVWAKPMLDSYIFLGGTGATLGLIIAVFIVSRRADYRQVAKLALPSGIFQINEPILFGLPIIMNPVMFIPFILVQPLLAAITLTAYYMGIIPPVTNIAPWTMPAGLGAFFNTNGSVAAFLLAIFNLGIATLLYMPFVAIANKAATIIDEEESEEDIALSLKF; from the coding sequence ATGAGTAAAGTCATCGCTTCACTTGAAAAGGTACTCCTTCCTTTTGCTGTTAAAATAGGAAAGCAGCCTCACGTTAATGCCATCAAAAACGGCTTTATTAAATTAATGCCGTTGACGCTGGCCGGGGCCATGTTCGTTTTAATTAACAACGTTTTTCTGAGCTTTGGTGAAGGTTCCTTCTTTTATTCATTAGGAATTCGGTTAGACGCTTCCACAATTGAAACCCTTAATGGTTTTAAAGCCATCGGCGGCAACGTCTATAACGGTACGTTGGGGATTATGTCGCTGATGGCGCCTTTCTTTATTGGGATGGCGCTGGCAGAAGAGCGTAAGGTGGACCCACTGGCTGCCGGGTTATTATCCGTCGCCGCCTTTATGACAGTGACCCCGTACAGCGTCGGTGAAGCCTATGCTGTGGGCGCCAACTGGTTGGGTGGGGCTAACATCATCTCCGGTATTGTTATCGGCCTGGTGGTGGCAGAGATGTTCACCTTTATTATCCGTCGCAACTGGGTGATCCGCCTGCCGGATAGCGTACCGGCCTCCGTTTCCCGTTCATTTTCCGCGTTGATTCCAGGCTTCATTATTCTCTCTATTATGGGGATTATCGCCTGGGCGCTCTCCCACTGGGGCACAAACTTCCACCAGATCATCATGGACTCTATCTCTACGCCGCTGGCGTCTATGGGTGGCGTGGTCGGTTGGGCGTACGTGATTTTCACCTCTCTGCTGTGGTTCTTTGGCGTGCATGGTTCACTGGCACTGGCCGCGCTGGACAGCGGAATTATGACCCCGTGGGCACTGGAAAACGTTGCACTTTATCAGCAGTACGGCTCCGTTGACGCGGCGCTGGCAGCGGGTAAAACCTTCCATGTGTGGGCGAAGCCGATGCTTGACTCCTATATCTTCCTGGGCGGTACCGGGGCAACCTTGGGTCTGATCATCGCGGTCTTTATTGTCTCTCGTCGCGCAGACTACCGTCAGGTCGCTAAGCTGGCGCTGCCATCAGGCATCTTCCAGATTAACGAACCGATTCTGTTCGGTCTGCCAATCATCATGAACCCGGTCATGTTCATTCCGTTCATCCTGGTTCAGCCGCTGCTGGCCGCTATCACCCTGACGGCGTACTACATGGGCATCATTCCACCGGTCACCAACATTGCACCGTGGACCATGCCAGCGGGTCTGGGCGCCTTCTTCAACACCAACGGCAGCGTTGCAGCCTTCCTGCTGGCGATATTTAACCTCGGAATTGCCACCCTGCTGTACATGCCGTTCGTGGCGATTGCGAACAAAGCCGCCACCATCATTGATGAAGAAGAGAGCGAAGAGGATATCGCCCTCTCACTGAAATTCTAA
- a CDS encoding 6-phospho-beta-glucosidase produces the protein MQKKLKVVTIGGGSSYTPELLEGFLKRYHELPVSELWLVDVEEGQEKLNIIFDLCKRMVEKAGVPLTVHKTLDRRLALKDADFVTTQLRVGQLKARELDERIPLSHGYLGQETNGAGGLFKGLRTIPVIFDIVKDVQEICPNAWVINFTNPAGMVTEAVYRHTNFKRFIGVCNIPIGMKMFIRDVLALTDSDDLSIDLFGLNHMVFIKDVIVNGESRFAELLDGVASGRLTAASVKNIFDLPFSEGLIRSLNLLPCSYLLYYFKQKEMLAIEMGEYYKGGARAQIVQKVEKQLFDLYKDPNLNVKPKELEQRGGAYYSDAACEVINAIYNDKQAEHYVNVPHHGHVDNIPADWAVEMTCILGREGAKPHPRITHFDDKVMGLIHTIKGFEVAASNAALSGELNDVLLALNLSPLVHSDRDAEQLASEMILAHEKWLPNFAATIEKLKFKQQ, from the coding sequence ATGCAGAAGAAATTAAAAGTCGTAACCATTGGTGGCGGCAGCAGCTATACCCCGGAATTACTCGAAGGTTTCCTGAAACGTTATCATGAATTACCGGTCAGCGAATTATGGCTGGTAGACGTTGAGGAAGGTCAGGAGAAGCTGAATATTATTTTCGACCTGTGCAAGCGCATGGTGGAAAAAGCGGGCGTGCCTCTGACCGTGCATAAAACCCTCGATCGTCGTCTGGCGCTGAAAGATGCGGATTTTGTCACCACCCAGCTGCGCGTCGGCCAGCTGAAAGCGCGTGAGCTGGACGAGCGTATTCCCCTGAGCCACGGGTATCTGGGGCAGGAGACCAACGGCGCGGGCGGCCTGTTTAAAGGCCTGCGCACCATCCCGGTCATTTTCGACATCGTCAAAGACGTGCAGGAGATCTGCCCGAACGCGTGGGTCATTAACTTCACCAACCCGGCCGGTATGGTGACCGAGGCGGTCTATCGTCATACGAACTTCAAGCGCTTTATCGGCGTCTGCAACATTCCGATCGGCATGAAGATGTTTATCCGCGACGTGCTGGCGCTGACCGACAGCGACGATCTCTCCATCGATCTGTTCGGCCTGAACCACATGGTGTTTATTAAAGATGTCATCGTGAACGGGGAATCGCGCTTTGCCGAGCTTCTCGACGGCGTGGCCTCAGGTCGTCTGACGGCGGCATCGGTGAAAAACATCTTTGACCTGCCGTTCAGCGAAGGGCTGATCCGCTCGCTGAATCTGCTGCCTTGCTCGTACCTGCTTTACTACTTCAAGCAGAAAGAGATGCTGGCCATCGAAATGGGCGAGTATTATAAGGGCGGCGCGCGTGCGCAGATCGTTCAGAAGGTCGAAAAGCAGCTGTTCGATTTGTATAAAGACCCGAACCTGAACGTCAAACCGAAAGAGCTGGAGCAGCGCGGCGGGGCCTACTACTCCGATGCGGCGTGTGAAGTGATCAACGCCATCTACAACGACAAGCAGGCTGAGCACTATGTCAACGTCCCGCATCACGGCCATGTCGACAATATTCCGGCTGACTGGGCCGTTGAAATGACCTGCATCCTGGGGCGCGAGGGGGCTAAACCGCATCCCCGTATCACCCACTTCGATGACAAGGTCATGGGGCTGATTCATACCATCAAAGGCTTTGAAGTGGCAGCAAGCAACGCGGCGCTGAGCGGGGAACTCAATGACGTGCTGCTGGCCCTGAACCTCAGCCCGCTGGTGCATTCTGACCGTGACGCGGAGCAGCTGGCCAGCGAGATGATCCTGGCGCATGAAAAATGGCTGCCGAACTTTGCCGCCACGATCGAGAAGCTGAAGTTCAAACAGCAATAA
- a CDS encoding metal-dependent hydrolase encodes MTAEGHLLFSIACAVFAKNAELTPVLAQGDWWHIVPSAVLTCLLPDIDHPKSFLGQRLKWVSKPIARAFGHRGFTHSLLAVFGLLTLFYLKVPESWIVPADAIQGMVLGYLSHILADMLTPAGVPLLWPCRWRFRFPILAPQKGNQLERVLCMALFAYAVWMPQTLPENSAVRWSSQMINSLQFQFNRFIHHQIEQ; translated from the coding sequence ATGACGGCGGAAGGCCACCTGCTTTTTTCTATCGCGTGCGCAGTATTTGCCAAAAACGCTGAACTCACCCCCGTGCTGGCACAGGGGGACTGGTGGCATATCGTCCCTTCCGCCGTTTTGACCTGTCTGCTGCCCGATATTGACCATCCCAAGTCCTTCCTCGGTCAGCGCCTGAAGTGGGTGTCAAAACCCATCGCCCGCGCGTTCGGCCACCGGGGGTTTACGCACAGCCTGCTGGCCGTGTTTGGCCTGCTGACGCTTTTCTATTTAAAAGTGCCCGAAAGCTGGATCGTCCCCGCCGATGCCATTCAGGGGATGGTGCTGGGCTATCTGAGCCATATTCTGGCCGATATGCTGACGCCCGCGGGCGTACCTCTGCTGTGGCCCTGCCGCTGGCGCTTCCGTTTTCCTATCCTGGCACCGCAGAAAGGGAACCAGCTTGAGCGCGTCTTGTGCATGGCGCTGTTTGCTTACGCCGTCTGGATGCCGCAAACGTTGCCCGAAAACAGTGCAGTCCGCTGGTCTTCCCAGATGATTAATTCGCTACAATTTCAGTTCAATCGCTTTATTCACCACCAGATTGAACAGTAA
- the chbA gene encoding PTS N,N'-diacetylchitobiose transporter subunit IIA, which yields MLDLDNIVADDAVENDLEEVVMGLIINSGQARSLAYAALKQAKQGDFAAAKTMMEQSRTALNEAHLVQTKLIESDQGEGKMKVSLVLVHAQDHLMTSMLARELVAELIELHEKMQ from the coding sequence ATGTTAGATTTGGATAATATTGTCGCAGACGACGCCGTCGAGAACGATCTCGAAGAAGTGGTGATGGGGCTTATCATCAACTCCGGGCAGGCCCGCAGCCTGGCCTACGCCGCGCTGAAGCAGGCCAAGCAGGGGGATTTCGCCGCGGCGAAAACCATGATGGAACAGTCCCGCACGGCGCTGAACGAAGCGCACCTGGTGCAGACAAAGCTGATTGAAAGCGATCAGGGCGAAGGGAAGATGAAGGTCAGCCTGGTGCTGGTCCACGCGCAGGATCACCTGATGACCTCGATGCTGGCACGTGAGCTGGTGGCGGAGCTCATTGAGCTTCACGAGAAGATGCAGTAA
- the chbR gene encoding transcriptional regulator ChbR yields MEIKTALEHQLFNGKNFHVVIYNKTESASGLHQHDYYEFTIVLTGRYYQEINGKRVLLERGDFVFLPMGSYHQSFYEFGATRILNVGVSRRFFEKHYLPLVPFCFVASQVYRVKNEFMTWIETVIASLNFRDNEFDEFIETVTFYVMNRLRHHREEQQVTDDIPQWLRSTVELMHDKSQFSENALENMVSLSGKSQEYLTRATQRYYRKTPVQIINEIRINFAKKQLEITNYSVTDIAYESGYSSPSLFIKTFKKLTSFTPNSYRKNLTVIN; encoded by the coding sequence ATGGAAATTAAAACCGCACTTGAACATCAGCTGTTTAATGGCAAAAATTTTCACGTGGTTATCTACAACAAAACGGAGAGCGCCAGTGGTCTGCATCAGCATGACTACTACGAGTTCACGATTGTTCTGACCGGCCGCTACTACCAGGAGATCAACGGTAAGCGCGTTCTGCTTGAACGAGGGGATTTTGTCTTCCTGCCGATGGGATCTTATCACCAGAGCTTTTACGAATTTGGTGCCACCCGCATTCTGAATGTGGGCGTCAGCAGACGTTTCTTCGAGAAGCACTATCTGCCGCTGGTGCCGTTCTGCTTTGTGGCCTCCCAGGTTTATCGCGTCAAAAACGAGTTCATGACCTGGATTGAAACGGTTATCGCCTCGCTTAACTTCCGAGACAATGAATTTGATGAGTTTATTGAAACGGTGACCTTCTACGTGATGAACCGGCTGCGCCATCATCGTGAAGAGCAGCAGGTGACGGATGATATTCCGCAATGGCTGCGCAGCACCGTTGAGCTGATGCACGATAAAAGCCAGTTCAGCGAAAATGCGCTGGAAAATATGGTCTCCCTGTCGGGCAAATCCCAGGAATATCTGACCCGCGCGACGCAGCGTTATTACCGTAAAACGCCCGTGCAAATTATTAATGAAATCCGCATTAATTTTGCTAAAAAACAGCTGGAAATTACCAACTATTCTGTTACCGATATTGCATACGAGTCAGGATACAGCAGCCCCAGCCTGTTTATTAAAACCTTTAAGAAATTGACGTCATTCACACCGAACAGTTACCGGAAAAATTTGACGGTAATTAATTAA
- the chbG gene encoding chitin disaccharide deacetylase, with the protein MENLLIVNADDFGLSKGQNYGIIEACRRGIVTSTTALVNAEAVEHAAQLSREVPELGVGMHFVLTLGMPLSPMPGLTRDGQLGKWIWERAEQGALPLEEIARELECQFNRFVDVFGQAPTHIDSHHHVHMIPAIFPLVAGFAQRKGVAMRVDRNVHGLPDCAVRSTEGFSSAFYGEEISEALFLKVLDDSAARGETSVEVMAHPAFVDNTVRKSAYCWPRLAELDVLTSASLKYAIAERGYRLGTFREL; encoded by the coding sequence ATGGAAAACCTGCTGATCGTTAATGCTGATGATTTTGGTCTCTCGAAAGGTCAGAACTACGGCATTATTGAAGCCTGTCGCCGGGGGATTGTGACCTCTACAACGGCCCTGGTTAACGCTGAGGCGGTTGAACACGCGGCGCAGCTGAGCCGCGAGGTGCCAGAGCTGGGCGTCGGCATGCATTTTGTGCTGACGCTCGGGATGCCGCTTTCGCCAATGCCGGGCCTGACGCGCGACGGCCAGCTGGGTAAATGGATTTGGGAACGGGCGGAGCAGGGTGCTCTGCCGCTCGAAGAGATTGCCCGCGAGCTGGAGTGCCAGTTCAACCGCTTCGTTGATGTGTTTGGTCAGGCGCCGACGCACATCGACAGCCATCACCACGTGCATATGATCCCGGCGATTTTCCCGCTTGTCGCCGGGTTTGCACAGCGCAAAGGCGTGGCGATGCGCGTGGATCGCAATGTGCACGGATTGCCGGACTGCGCTGTTAGATCCACTGAGGGGTTCAGTAGCGCGTTTTACGGAGAAGAGATCAGCGAAGCGCTGTTCCTGAAGGTGCTGGATGATTCCGCTGCCCGCGGTGAAACGTCGGTAGAAGTGATGGCGCATCCTGCCTTTGTCGATAACACCGTGCGTAAAAGTGCCTACTGCTGGCCGCGGCTGGCGGAGCTGGACGTGCTGACGTCGGCCTCGCTGAAATACGCGATTGCCGAACGCGGGTATCGGTTGGGGACGTTCAGGGAGCTGTAA